The Camelina sativa cultivar DH55 chromosome 16, Cs, whole genome shotgun sequence sequence TATCTTAGACCAATATGTTAAAGTCACATAATTTCCTGAGGaagtatattatattatctaattaatggtatactaggtgataccccgtgttacagcacgggattatatattttgttagttattttttttgtaatttgtatttttgtaatgtagttttttattttgacttattttctttgtttatatagtgctaatttatatatttggggttatacagtaaattgaaaatcctaatagagtaaaaagtttgtaaaatataacttttcacggaaacagacacaccgcaatattgtatagtagttttgtaagaaaatagaCACTctgcaatatcggatagtagttttgtaagaggatagacacaccgcaatatcgaataatagttttgtaagagtatgagtttttctttattttagtatgagatatttcaatggttaggaaaccattgtatttatagtgagattaagtatatttaggttatcatttagaagttaatatttgatatatcaaatctcagcaaaattgtaaaaaaccaatttaatttatagtttgataaaaatacatgttttaatgggtttaactcaaactttttttttatattttaaaaatttaaagagtaaaaatatatatatatatatatatattacttaaatattttatagacttaagtatattataatattttaaacttttgacggagttcaaatatttataataatttaaacattctataaaaatttaaatatttataatctcttaaactttaaaaaaaaacataaatatattataatatatttacgttttttaaaaaagtttaaatatgctcaaatatataatcaaattaaactgttaaatttggatacctgataaatcaagttttctactcatttgtactcaaaacatattagtcatatatttatagtgattatgaaccatattccaaaatatttagtcgatgtgggatatacaatacatattttctgtaaattagtttacaactttacatatatataatttctgcattttttattctttccatctatactaattataattaattagtataatttcgttaaggaaatattaaaaaatctaaactaaatgattatttgtttttatttaattgtattaaattgatttgttgtttctgtaaatatctcacaatataaaagtaaatcaaataagtttatatttatatacaatttcgtatttaatctattgattgtTTTGGAAGTAAGCAAGTCACAATttataagtattaaagatttctcattattattaatattcataataattatagggattaagtatggtattagttaatatttgatattactgaacCCATTAAATAGTCGGATACCAATTTCCATATATAGGGATTATACCTATGTTTGGTGACAGAAATAACTATTcttgaaccaaatcaaaaacatgatccgaatattataaatctggagtacaaacagatccgcaagttttttttttctatttccgGATTAAAGAGGATCCGCGTCCTGACCCGGTCGTAATTTAGTTGTCGACCGAAAGGTATAATGGTCATTAAGCAAAATCATaactataggttaatttaattaaattaagtaattttttaattatttttaatgaaaaacctaccaaaataAAGTCATCATCCAATTTGAATGTAGATAACTTTTCTAGAAGGTAGGCTGCATTTTTTTGGATAAGCGGAGCATAATAAAATTGACTCATCATCACATATATCCACTAAAGACGCAAGTGACTGAGTGATCGGAGATATTTGCGGAGGAAAGAGCGGTAAAGGGAGTGGGTATAAAAACCGGTGGATCGTCCGTTGGTTGCATTATTCTGACCATGTGGGCCAACGTGCCGCACTTTGTCTCTGTATAGTCATTGAGGATGTTTCTCACTTCTCTCAAACACTTATGATTACtatatttattgatttgttACTTACTGATGAAATTATTTTGCTTTTGACTTGTCACAGTTGAGACtgcttcttatatatatatataacgcaTAAAGCCAAGAACTGCCGTCCGATATGGCGATATCCACACAGTGCCGTGCCCAGATTTACGGGGGCTTAAGgcgaaattgaaattgaaaatttttcttaaaaaaaaatgtaaataaaataaatgtaaaaatcattttaaaacatagaaattattgaaaacaaaacaataatctttaaaaactaagatataGTCTTTTTCCTTGtatttaaataatgttttcacCAAATTCTCATCATCTAAGTTCTTACTTAGTTCTTTTCTTAACTATTTGATAGCAAACTGATCATGatttcacaaacacaaaaaatatatgaaagaatGGTGGGGGCTTGAGGCAAATGCCTTTTTTATTGCCCATAGGCACGGCTCTGTATCCACACTCTCTCACTCACATGGAGAGCCAAACACCAAGAACGTACCTCCACCTTACATTAACGATACCATGTGTGGTTTACGATATTCACATTATACATAATGTACGTTTATATCAAAATATCCTGATGCACTGAACCGTTGGTATTTATGTCTATCACATGAGcacaaaaattgataaatttgacaaaaaaaaaagtaaaaaaaaaagtagctagTTCTGTAAAGTTAGTGGTCGAGCAGAACGAGAAGATTCATTGAATTTCATCTTACAACTAATCGATGGGTACTAAACATTAGATCCATACAAAGTAGGTGAGCTAGATCGATCATTACCTTTATATATCGTCAtcattgatgtatatatattaattgtgaACAAGTTCTATATAGCTAGTTATATCAATTCCGGCGAGTTAGTCTAGTGACATAATTGAGGTAAACATGTAACTCGTAGTCCTCATTACCTTTGTAAGCATGTATTTTGGTCCTTTTGGATTAGTTGTTAAGTTGGTTAGTGCCTCAATCTTAAGTGCTATACAGTTGGAGGATTgcaaattgttttcttttgtataaagATTCATTAGTGAAACGAACacttttatgtttataaaaaaaaaacaaaattaaaatgctAGACTGTTAacaataatttcatttttgCTTTATGAAATTTCCAACAGGAAAACAATAGTACAAATTACTTCTCTTTGACTTGAGTGTATGTAAACAagtacaatttttaaaaacgaatcTACTACAACCACTCGAGATGAAAATATATCTATCTCGGGATCATCATTAATGAAATGACTAAATGGGTAGTTTGATGAATCGATGATTGATAGATGAATAacaatgtttttgctttttgtttattttgtttgctcCCATAGAGACTTTATGGGAATAAATCATCAGTCAACTCAAACTCAAATTATCTAACACGCGCGAGACAGAAACCCGATACGTGACCCGACCAAGTCATAAGCGACCCGGAAACCCTGTTGCTGTATGTTTCCAATGATCGACAAGCTCCCCATTGTTCCGGCGAACGCAAAACAGAACCGTCCTTGAGTGTTCACCGGAATCAGATAATTACTCGCCGGAAGCGAAACCTCCCCGCCTCCGAAATGAAACACAACCGTCGGAACCTTTACCGTCGTCATCCCCGAGAGATCGAAACACGTGTCGAACAGAGAATACGACGGAGCACGTTTAAGGCTCCTAGCTCCGAGACGAAACGCGTCTCTAAGCGCCACGTAAGCAGGTTGCGCCAGCCGAGTAACCGAGGTACCTGAATCGATGATAACTCCGCCGCTTCCGGTGGAGTCAAGCTTGAACTGCGACTCCGAAACTCCCCGAACGCGCGAGCCGCCAACGCTGATTCCAAGAAGCTGCAAATAGTAAAACGTGTCGAGTTTCGGGTTCGTCAGCAACGGCGTGAAAACGGAGGTCTTCGGAACGGCGTCGTTTCCGAAAACGATGGTTGACGGCGGTTTAGAAGATGAACCGGAACTCGTCCGGTCAACCAAACAGTAAGAGAATTTCCCGTTATAACGGGTTTTCGTCTGCGACGGAAACGATAACCCACCACGGCCCAAGCCCAACAGCCCAGCCGCACCAACGAACAAGCCTTCGTTATCGTGACCGCATCCCAACGGCACGTGATCAACACGCGCACCGTGAAACGTCAGCGTTTCGGTTGCGAAGTCTCCTTCGGTGAATGATCCGTCACCGTAGGATACTTGGTAGAGACAAGTCTTGCTTCGACGTGTGACACATTCCGACGAGTCGTCTAGTCTCCGGCAGAGGCGAGACCCACATGGGACGGTTGCGTACGTTTTGGATCTCTTCGGGTCAAAGATCGGGTCGGACTGGTTGTAACAAGCTTTGCAAGGAGAGCATTGGAGCCAAACGACGTCGCTTCCTGTGTCGAGCACCATGTAAACGTTGGTCGCCGGAGTTCCAACGCCTAACCGCATAAAATACTCTCCGCTTCCTTGCGAGAGACCGGAGATAACGGCGCCGCTAAAACCACCGGCGGAACGTGGAGTTCTTCTCGTGACATTACGTCCGGTTGATACGGCGGCGAGGCTGGATATGGATTCGACGCGGAGAGAGTCTCGTTGGAGACGGAGGTTGAAAAGAGCCGTCGGAGACGCGTCGGAGAAGGAATAGAGGGCATCGACGTGCGATAAATggacagagagagaagaagtagtGGACTCGGGTTGGGATTCACCGGTTAAGGATTCGGAGTCGGGCCATGAGAGGGTTGAGGCGGATGGGAGAGTGTTGACGACGAGAGTTTGGTATtgggaagaggaggaggaagaagcagaggtggtgaagaagaagagaacggAGAAGATGAGGGTATTTAGGACTTTTCGCTCCATCGggaaaatgaaaaatgaggATTTGAACTCTATAGTATATAGTCACATGGATCGTCTTATATAGACTCTATACTCCAAAGTAGTATACTGTATTATTATGAAGGCCAAATGAAGCTCGTGTGTGAAAGCACTTAGTTTAACTTTTAGTTATGGCctgactttgtttttgttttttcttttttctttttttttttcctttttctttcccAAGTAAAATCATCATTACGaaatcccctttttaataaaagacaagtaaacaacattattttttggtagactttataattttaataaatgattataaatagttacaaataggttatagattaatccatatattaattggttacaagttaatagttcatatattaatggtaacaattaaAACCTTGATTGTAaccgaaaatcttaaacgggatattccaaattgatagtttataaattttccaaactttatttttggaagatCACGTTATTTCCAAATATCTATAATtacaatattaccaatttatttttatgagattttattgaTAGACCACAATGTTAACCAAGTTATTAAAggggataaaaatatactctcaatcataaaaataaagtacacaattttttttgtataataaaacggaagtacacaactttttttgtagaatatataatttttataagttggttacaaaatagataatatattaaatataggttggttacaaaaaaaaatttataaatgaaatCAGTGAGCTATATGAAATTACGAATACacttaaaaatatctaaaaaaatcctcttaaatataatattccaatgatttatacaatttttttaaaaaaatcttgattattCCATATATTATTACACCATATATAGTGTtatgtataaaaatttattgttaGGCGTAacaaggaataaaatcttggcaattaatcacacttaatcgtgattttcGAGATTTTATTCtggatttcaaaataaaatatgaccTAACACCCTTCCaagcttttaatataaatcaatgtctttaaaaccAGACCGGAAAGTGAACCGGAAGTCTTTCGAGTCATTGGGTCAACAAGTCGGACCGATTGAATTAcaggtcaattagtttattagtttaattacattttatgaatataacatctacttttttataaatatatgaacaaaacatacatagttaagtacttaacaactaaaattaaacttttaaatgattagataaaataactaactgattcttttataaataacaacatttatttttaatttggtttgattttaaagtgtgaccaaaataaaatattttggtcacAGACCGACAACCCGGTCTGACCCGCCGGTTCAACTACCGGTTCACGTTTTTTTAGCGGGTtttatttgttaggtttttagAGGTTACCCGGACCGGAATACCTATCGGATTGTGGTTGGATCAAACCGGCCGGTCCAGTCCtggttaaaaaatatttatatagatcATTCGGatctccattcaccaaaatacatctctcatattcataaaagaaaaataataataataataataatcgtTTCTCAATTTACAATGCTAAACcgtcttataaattatattttattttaaaattataatacagataaaagaaatttcaatccgTGTTCTAGCATGGatccaaatatagttattgACTTTATTCCACATTTCCCTACTAACGAAGTAATAACGAAATCCGTTTAATTCGATAATTTCAAAGAGTACTGTGCGGNGACCTAACACCCTTCCaagcttttaatataaatcaatgtctttaaaaccAGACCGGAAAGTGAACCGGAAGTCTTTCGAGTCATTGGGTCAACAAGTCGGACCGATTGAATTAcaggtcaattagtttattagtttaattacattttatgaatataacatctacttttttataaatatatgaacaaaacatacatagttaagtacttaacaactaaaattaaacttttaaatgattagataaaataactaactgattcttttataaataacaacatttatttttaatttggtttgattttaaagtgtgaccaaaataaaatattttggtcacAGACCGACAACCCGGTCTGACCCGCCGGTTCAACTACCGGTTCACGTTTTTTTAGCGGGTtttatttgttaggtttttagAGGTTACCCGGACCGGAATACCTATCGGATTGTGGTTGGATCAAACCGGCCGGTCCAGTCCtggttaaaaaatatttatatagatcATTCGGatctccattcaccaaaatacatctctcatattcataaaagaaaaataataataataataataatcgtTTCTCAATTTACAATGCTAAACcgtcttataaattatattttattttaaaattataatacagataaaagaaatttcaatccgTGTTCTAGCATGGatccaaatatagttattgACTTTATTCCACATTTCCCTACTAACGAAGTAATAACGAAATCCGTTTAATTCGATAATTTCAAAGAGTACTGTGCGGAACCGTGCAAAATGGTTCCATGGTCTAGTGGTCAGGACATTGGACTCTGAATCCAGTAACCCGAGTTCAAGTCTCGGTGGAACCTTATCtctattgattttttctttttttccatttttacactttttattattcttgTTGAGAAGTTAGCCCATGGTGTTTTAGGATATAATGGCCTAAAAGGCCTAACCAGAAATGTCTAAAAGGGCCTCATTTGAGTAGTGCCAATAAGAATTTAGATAACAATGCGAGCTCGTTGACATCTTCCCTTGTTGTGGCCCATGTCTTGTAAATATGGACTACCGCAACAAACAGTTtgataattttagttttgttagaACTTAGGAAGATTGATTATGTATTTTATGTGGGAAGAATACTTAAAACTATGAAGATCAAATAATTGGATTTGTATACCTTGAAGGAGTAATTTGTAAAAGAGTTAACCACACATACACATTaagtttactctttttttttttttgcctaaatgTAGCACCAAACATTAACATAAATTGAGGGAAGCGCCATTATTCCAATTGTAAAAACCAATTGTGGTATTTAGTGATATTTCTtcaattttaaaagttagtttgaaacttttttaaatgtatttcCTCAACGACCTAATAGAATAACTACGAAGCTTGAAACCGTGTTGTAGGAGAAGTAGGTGGCTCGCATGCTCTccataattgaaaataaattttggcCAGGACTTTGATATTAAAACTCTTCAGAAATGAAAAAGGTAAATATCAAGTGGAAAAGTGAGGAGGACATGAGATAGTATATAGTTAATGACAAATGAGAATGGGAGCATAAATGAACACCTATCTACTAATCTAGTCgagtttataatttaattctTCCAATTCATTACACTTAAACTAATTGCATGCCTCCATTTCTCATTGTCATCTCTCAATAATTTCGGTTCCTCGGAAGTCCATATAGCCTAGAAACTCTCCTCCTCACTTGGTCCCTACCCTCTTTCAATAATTGTCATTCTTTAAGCTCACTGAGATATtctaaatttacatttttagttACTATATGTTGGAATATGTTCTAGTTCGAACATTTATTGTTAAGGCTGTTACTTGCTAAAATGTTAATTTTCAGCAATaccattttttaaagaaaataaacgtCTGAGTAAGGAGGACTTATCCCGAACCAGAAGGTTAATGCAGGGACAAATAATGGGGGAGGAAGAGAAATTGAGGCCCGTCTTCGCAGtctgatcaagaagaagatcatgtGATTACTGTATCTATCTTTATGGTCCCCTCTTCTCTTATATGATTATTATTCACCTTTTTCACATCAATCTAAAACTGAATTTATTATATCAGTCACTCACTCACTCTCGGATTCATCCAAAGCCACACATAAATTTTACAgcgttataataattaatttcagAATCAAAGATAtacatatgttatgtttttgtcttttggctGTTCTTTACTTTCCATTTACAATGATAAGTTGATAACATCAAATCCATTGTCGAAATTGTGATGTAACTTTTACATTTGATTAGCCGAATAAGAAAATgagaacaataaataaatatatattgggGAATCCTTTGAGTCATATATACCCCAACTACTTTAAACCTATTTAATAAAAGAGAACAATAAtggatgaaaatatatattggagaaTATTTGGGTTGTAAATATTCTCAGTTGGGGAAACTTCTATTTGTTCACCGTTAATTGACTTGCCTGACATCAACAATGAGTCAGCCAAGGATAAGAAAATTGGTTCCTGCGAATCCATCAAACTGGTGGATAAAGTTGCGGCAATCGAAATCCCTAGATCCCCAAAATCTAGAAACGAAGCTATAGTGACCAACATTTTGGTAATTGTACCTCTGACTGCAAATCTGGGTATAGTTGCTGAGCAACATGTCATCGCCTCGGATTCGACCAAGACAGTTCCAGCTCCCGGAGCTCCCCGCATTAGTGAAGACCAACCCTGGAAGGCTTTGGTTGCTGGTAACTCGATTCAGCTAGAAAAGAAAGGTACTCCTTACACTCTTGAATCTGGTGAAGCGTGTGTTACTATCCCTAATTCGGTCATTGAAAAGAATAAGAAGGCATGGAATAGCTTCATATTAGGACAGTTCTACGAAGAACCCCCTGCTCGAGGGGCAGTTCATGCTATAGTAAATGGGATCTGGAGCAAACAGCGTCGAGACATTACAGTCTCAAAAATGGAAGGACACTCGTTCCTGTTTAGGGTCCCTTGCCCGAATGCGCGGAGGAGAATACTCAGTCAAAGTCTCTGGCAGGTGGACGGACAGACAATGTTCGTAGCCAAGTGGTCCCCAGATACCACCCCTAAGAAGCCTGAACTGACCCTGGTTCCGGTTTGGCTTGAGTTTCATGGAGTTCCTCTTGAATTCTTCAACAGAGAAGGGCTCGAACACATTGCAGGCCTAGTTGGACATCCGGTCTGTCTTCACCCGCACACAGAAAAGCTAACTAACATAGAAGTAGCTAAAGTCTACACGGTCATCGACCCACGCAAGCCTCTGCCAGAAGCTGTTAATGCAAGGTTCGAATCCGGACAGATCAAACGAATCCAAGTATCTAGCC is a genomic window containing:
- the LOC104749144 gene encoding aspartyl protease family protein 2-like — its product is MERKVLNTLIFSVLFFFTTSASSSSSSQYQTLVVNTLPSASTLSWPDSESLTGESQPESTTSSLSVHLSHVDALYSFSDASPTALFNLRLQRDSLRVESISSLAAVSTGRNVTRRTPRSAGGFSGAVISGLSQGSGEYFMRLGVGTPATNVYMVLDTGSDVVWLQCSPCKACYNQSDPIFDPKRSKTYATVPCGSRLCRRLDDSSECVTRRSKTCLYQVSYGDGSFTEGDFATETLTFHGARVDHVPLGCGHDNEGLFVGAAGLLGLGRGGLSFPSQTKTRYNGKFSYCLVDRTSSGSSSKPPSTIVFGNDAVPKTSVFTPLLTNPKLDTFYYLQLLGISVGGSRVRGVSESQFKLDSTGSGGVIIDSGTSVTRLAQPAYVALRDAFRLGARSLKRAPSYSLFDTCFDLSGMTTVKVPTVVFHFGGGEVSLPASNYLIPVNTQGRFCFAFAGTMGSLSIIGNIQQQGFRVAYDLVGSRIGFLSRAC